The sequence below is a genomic window from Cygnus atratus isolate AKBS03 ecotype Queensland, Australia chromosome 4, CAtr_DNAZoo_HiC_assembly, whole genome shotgun sequence.
TGCAATGGAGTTGTCACCCTGTACTAGACAGGGTCCATGATACCCTGTGTATTAATGTCAGTAAACTCAAAAATGGGGTTTTCCACCCCTGGCTCTTTTTTCCGTATGGAGCTAAGTGAATTGAATGTCTAGGACTGTGCTCTCTGCTCGCAATGAGCAACATtttgcttcctctgctgctcagcGGGGAAGCATAGACCTGCTAAAAAAACCTAAACAAACAGCCAAACATACGTCTTCAATACtggattctgaaaaaaaaaaaggaattcaagACTTCAAGACACATCTACAGCTAGACACCCTGATGCTCATCCTGGTAGGACGGTCTGCAGgtttcccttccttccagggACCATCTCCCTGGTAATGACAGCGACAAATCCTCAAACAATCACAGCAAAGTGCTGTCTGCCCTCTTCATTCCCTCTGCTtcagagatgtatttttctctgcagaaatgctAGGATTTGTACCTACTGCTTGTAGCCACAGAGCTCCCTCTTGCTTTTCTATTCCCAGAGCTTTGCTTGGTTACCAGCAGACAAATCCCCCCCAAATGGCCTCTAATTTCATGCTGAAAGCCCCAGAATTACCTTTTTACAAAAACTTCTTCCCCCCACAAGTACAACCTTGCAAAATTAtccttaccttttttttttttttctccttactgaAGCAATTTGACCTTTGGCTGATATAACGGTGTATAACCCTGTGGTTTGGGTAAAATGACCCCATGTCGCATTGGTGGAGGACGGGGCTGACACCCTGCCGAAAAAGCAAAGGGGAAGTGGGCTAAAGCAGAGATTTGGCAGGAGCGTGAGAGATGCAGACAGGAGAACGTAGCTGTGGCTGGGATCCCAAGGGGGGAGTGAGGGGGTTCTTTTCTGGTCCAAAATCCCCAGGGAAGATCATGTCAATATTGCAGCAGAGAGGCCAGCACAGTATCAATGTTTACCCTGACAGTAGCAAAGTCTAAGTGATACCTTTTTTTGCAACAAAAAATCAATACTACGTCTAAGGGATAAAAGAGAGGCTGGGGAtgtgtttgctgctgcctgctcctgacCTCCGCAGCCCCAGATAAAAACCAACGCTGTCTGTTTCAGCCATATAGGAATGTCCGTGTGGGTAAGGGCTGAGTGTGCTTGACATTTTCCCGCAACTCTCTCAACTACAGGGAGggttcctccttctcccccttgTTTTGGATgcaaactgcagcagcacaacCCAGGTAACAGAGCCACTTCCCCCAAACGGGCTGGGCAGCGGCAGCATTTTCCCAAGCATTACGGACTACAGCCAGGTCTGACATGAGAGGAGAAGCTATTGCATGCTAAAAAACAGCCCTAAAGTGAATAAGgcaagatttctgttttcagatgagACCTGTGTGATTTAGGACTGCCAAGAAGGGAAATGAGAATGAGAGTAAAACACAGACATGGTATGAACATCTCTACATAAATATatggaaagaagagaaacatcATCTCAGCTCCCCAAAACAACATGAAGTACTTAATAATGGTTTTCCCctgcaaaaggagaaatatCTGAATTATATTCTACAGTAGGCTCAATggagctgagcagtgctggttttttatttgtttctgcagGGAGAAAGGTCATGTGAATGAGGCACCCACATAAGCAGAATCAGGGAACTGATCccaaactcttctttttctgcatttacagGTAGAGCGTATGTCCGGGACAAAGTATGCCAAGAGTTCAAAACCATGGGGAAGGATGACTTCCGAACCCTGTAGGTACCTCCTACAATATTTACCCTCCCAAATTCAGCATGCAAATTCAGCATATAAGCcaagacacccccccccccagaattaaaaaatagcttgGAAACTGGCAGATTTATTTGGTCATTTATTCACTCCCTGCATACAAGGGCTCCTATTACTCTAAATGGGCCTACCTACAGGAGAAAAGCTTGTTCCACAATTGAACTCCTCAAAACCAGTTAGGTGGCCAAATAGCAAGGAATCATAAGAGCTGGTGCACATCCCCCTGGCCatggcagccccagcctgagATCTGCTCCAGGCAGAGACCAGTCACAGTTTTTGAGGACGTGCTGCTGGTTCTTGTGGGACTAACGTTGATGCTCTCCATGTGGTTTTGTTAGAGTGAGTTTCATCAGGCTGATGTTGATGTGGGCTTTTAGGAAACACAGTGAGTTCATCCTCTTGTTGCCTTTGCTCCCAGGACCCTCATTATGAACAGCAGGAAGTTCTCCAATGCCACCTTCGAGGAGATCAGCCACCTCGTGCATGAGATTGTCTCACTGGCAGAGACCTGCTGCACCGATGGCGCTGACCCCTCCTGCTATGATGCTGGGGTAGGTTGACCGCTACCCTCTGTCAGTCCCTAAAACCGTGGACATGTTCAATTTGGTGGAGCAGCCTCCAACCCCAGGCAAGCatccttctccctttctgcagTCTTCAGCCCTGTCGGCCAAGTCCTGTGGCCCCGACTCGCCCTTCCCTGCCCACCCAGGGACGGCCGCCTGCTGTGTCCACCATGGCCTGGAGCAGAAGCTGTGcctggctgccctgcagcatccACCCCGCCAGCTGCCCCACTACATTGAGCCCTCCAACGAGGAACTCTGCCAGGCCTTCAAGAAGGACCCCAAGGACTTTGCTGACAGGTAAGGGCTGGGAGGCTGGGCCAGGCTGGAAGAAGCACTCAGTCTTGCTGGGATGCCAAGCCAAGGCGCACACATGCTGGTCAACATCTGGATAATGACAAAATGTTGATAGCAATCTGGAGGGCTTCTTCATGTTCATCCTGAAGCCCATCCTTTACTTTCTTAGATGGAATATAAAGGTTTCCACCTTTCCTTCACTTAGGGCCACCAAGCTCTCTCCCAATAGTCACCATTTCACTTTGCAAAAGTGCCTTGACCATAAAGAAGCTGTATTAAACACTGCAGCACTCACCAGTGCTGCAGCCAGACTGACTGCTGCTGTCCACGGGGATGAGGAGGTGATAACACCCTACAGCTCACACCACTACATACATCTTGCCCCTATGCCACTGTcccaagcagcagcacccatTGCCATGGCTCTTTGCCAACCCTTTTATGGAGCTACCTGTGCATCCAAACAAAAGGTTGGTGTATTCTGTGTTTGGACATGTCACAAGGAAAGGATTTGACAAAATGGATGAGGGATGGAGGTGGCTTCTTCCCCATGCAAGCAGTTAGAAAGGGACATCAGGTGGGTCAATGGCTTGATGTAATaagccagcagcacaggaaggtGCCTGAAAGGCTGACATCCCCAGTACAGCTATAACACCCCAAAAAACACATCTGCAACTGAGTACCTGGTGCTGGGGTGTTTGAGGTCCACCTCTGCCACAGGTTCCTGTACGAGTACGTCAGCAGCTACGGCCAGGCACCCTTGCCTGTGCTCCTGGGCTCCACCAGGAACTTCCTCTCCATGGTCTCCACCTGCTGTATATCCCCAGCACCCACCGTCTGTTTCCTGAAGGAGGTGAGTCTGCTCCCCATGCCCACTTTGCCCTTTTGCTCCTTTGCCCCACAGATGCCCACAGCCATGGGGGTGTCTCAAACTCAGCATTGCTCATCCCCAGCCCAACAGCATGAAGCTTGCTGGGTTGAAATTTTCcgtttttcctctgcttttgcttcttcTCAGTTTGGGGGAATTTGAAGTTAAATGACATGGTCTGAATTTCCAGACATGAGCGAAGCTGTTAGGAAATCCACCTGGGTTTTGGTAGGACAATTTTCATGAAGCTCTAATTAGCATCAAAATTCTGCAGAAGTAGTACTGTTGCTTTTTGCAGTAGGTAATAAAAGGAGGCTGAATTACAGGACTGCTCACAGCATAACCAAACAGCAACTCACCAGGCACAATATTTTTTTACCTTGCTATGGAGAGGTGGTGATGGAGAGGTTTCCATTGCACCTGGAGAATATCTCCACCCTACCACCCACTCTATAGCCAcatcttcttcttcttgcagaaactgcaaagaaaaacccTCTCCCTACTCACACTGATGTCAAACAGGGCTTGCTCCCGCTTCACGGTATATGGGAAGGACAAAGTGAAGTTCAGGTAAAAAGGGGAAATGGTGTTTTCTGGCCTTTAATGCAGGTCAGCAGGGGAGCGCTTTCCCATTTCAGATGGCAGTTCCTTTCTGGTTTTCACCAAGATATATTCCAGCTAAGATGAACGTTACTTCCACAGACCAAGGCTGGTTGTTCTGTGTGGGAGTGCTTGGGTGCTACATGCACGGATGACACACACAGTGTGTAGGAAAGACAAAAAGTGCAAATATAGGAATATTAGAAGTGCTTACGGTCACTATTTAAGTTTGCGGAACAGAGGAACTGAAATCCTTATGTCCCATCTATGCTGTGTCTGCCCAGCTACCTGACCATGCTTGCCCAGAAGATACCAAGTGCTTCATTTGAGGACCTTTCTCCTCTGGCAGAGGACGCGGCCGAGGTGTTCGCCCAGTGCTGCGACTCGGTGGCTGAGGACTGCATGCAGAAGAAGGTAGGGCAGCCCTGAGCCCTCCCCAGGGCTAGAGGGCTCCCCGAGCAGGATGCTGAGCCCCAagtcccctctgctcctccctccACAGTTATCGGAGCACACTGCAAAGGTCTGCGCCGCACTGTCGACCAAAGATGAAAGGTTTGCCGACTGCTGTGCAGGAAAAAACATCATGCAAAACTACTTCTGCATCTCCACCTTGAAACCGGCCACAGCCCCCAAATTGCCTGAGCTGCAGAAGCCGACCAACAAGCACTTGTGTGGTGACAATGGGGCCCTCCATGCCAGAAGGTCAGCGCCCCAGAACCCACTATATCTGGTTTTCTCACCCTCCTTCTCATTACACAACTTAATAATTACTAGGACTTTTCTCATGGTAGCCCCAAGAGACCCACACGCCATGAGGAGAAGGGCTTGGAAGCGTAGGGTGTGCATCGCTGCCGCATCCAAGAGCTGGCAACTTCACAGCCAATACTAAATATTAACTTGTTTTCCCTGCTCCACTTCAGGTACATGTTTGAACTGTCACGGAGGCACACCAATATCCCTGATGTCTTCCTTGGCAAACTGTACGATGCATCTGAAAACGTCATCAGGGAGTGCTGCTCTGCCAAGGATGCCTCTGCCTGCCTTGACAGCAAGGTGACCGGGAGGGACACCTCTGTTTTACACACCATTAAACTCCCTTGTCATTGCACACTGCCtccctctccagctcctgcatcCCCCAAAACCCTCCACAGAGGCTTTTTCCAGTCCTGGTTGTAGAAATCCCCTTCTTTTATGCCACACAGCGACAGCAAGTGGGAGGAGAGCTGCCCACCTTCCTGGAAAACGCCAACCAGTTCTGTGGACAGTACAATGAGATGAATTTCCTCGACTTCAAGAAGAGGTAAGAGCTCATCACCCTCTGTTGGTGCTCCCAGAAACTCATATTTAAAATTTGGCTAAGTCTTTGTCCTTGAAACCTGGCTGTACAAGCTGCACTTCTCCCGTGGCATCAGGGAAGCATTTCCTCAGATGATGCCATCAGAATTTGGCAAGGTGTGCATTGTCTGCACCATGGTCTGGAGGTTGAACACAGCCAAGTCCCTACAAAAGCCCACCCCACATTGACACATCTTCCCCTCTGGCCCCAAACTGTAGGCTGAGGGACAGCATGAAGCAGACTGTGCCAGAAACCAGCCCTGAGCTGCTGACACAGCTGGTGGATCAGAGAGCTGATTTCGCTTCCACGTGCTGCCCAGCAAACTCGCCATCGCTTCATTGTGCTGCACAGGTAGGGCAGTATCTCCCACTACCCCACATCACATAGAAGGCAGTCACCTGCCCCAGGCTCATCAAGCCTCATTTCCTTTGCCCTGCTTGCAGGTGACCGCATACCTGGAAAGTGCATGCAAGCAGGGTTCCTGTGTGCTGATTTAGGTGtggaacagcaaaaaaacaaggCGGGGGGTCCCACTGGAGGAtgtgaaatgctgctgtttcccaaaccaggaggggaaggaagcatCCAGCTTGTATCCTCCCCAGCTGATACATCACTGCAGCCATAATaaagatactaaaaaaaaaaaaaaagaaaaagaaaaaaggatctTCACCCTGGGGAACACCCAAACCTTGCTTTCTGTGTGGTCACATTGGGGCAGAGCATGGAGGATGGAGGGGGGCCAGGAGTGGTGGGTCAGATAGTAGGTGGGAAGGGGAGGTCCCAGCTCTGGCTGTGGGAGCCAATTTTCTAAATCATTAGTCAGGAAAACCTAAATCACACATCAAGCACTCACACAGATGGGGTTGCTCTCTCTGGGTGTTTGGACATTCAGTCAGCCAGAGTCATGAGCCCATCCTCTGTGATGGGACTTTTGGGGCCCTCTGCAttaaggcagaaataaaaagccCTAATTTCACTGGTTTGTACTCCAAGACCCTCATCCTTCTGGCTCCCTGCTAGCATTTACCCCCCAGAGCCTTCCTGCATGCCTGAAAGCAGGttcacagctctgccctgcaaaGCACAGGGTCAGTTTT
It includes:
- the GC gene encoding vitamin D-binding protein; translation: MKAAVTLLLLLFATTHAEHRGRAYVRDKVCQEFKTMGKDDFRTLTLIMNSRKFSNATFEEISHLVHEIVSLAETCCTDGADPSCYDAGSSALSAKSCGPDSPFPAHPGTAACCVHHGLEQKLCLAALQHPPRQLPHYIEPSNEELCQAFKKDPKDFADRFLYEYVSSYGQAPLPVLLGSTRNFLSMVSTCCISPAPTVCFLKEKLQRKTLSLLTLMSNRACSRFTVYGKDKVKFSYLTMLAQKIPSASFEDLSPLAEDAAEVFAQCCDSVAEDCMQKKLSEHTAKVCAALSTKDERFADCCAGKNIMQNYFCISTLKPATAPKLPELQKPTNKHLCGDNGALHARRYMFELSRRHTNIPDVFLGKLYDASENVIRECCSAKDASACLDSKRQQVGGELPTFLENANQFCGQYNEMNFLDFKKRLRDSMKQTVPETSPELLTQLVDQRADFASTCCPANSPSLHCAAQVTAYLESACKQGSCVLI